Proteins from one methanogenic archaeon mixed culture ISO4-G1 genomic window:
- a CDS encoding radical SAM protein YgiQ, giving the protein MFIPTTADEVRARGWDALDVILVSGDTYTDNSYNGTAIIGHWLIRNGFRVGIIAQPSMDSPDDIIRLGQPELFWSVSSGCVDSMVANYTAVKKFRKDDDFTPGGVNDRRPDRACIAYTNLIKKHIKGRPIVLGGIEASLRRVAHYDYWSDSVRRSVLFDAKADAITYGMSELSNLALAQCMRDGRDWKHVPGICYASSSVPEGFIEMPSYEDCAADSGAFMDAFRLFRDNCDPQYAKGLVQKTGNRYLVQNPPSRNLTSEELDQVYEMDYENAVHPYYLRDGPVKAMETVRNSITTHRGCYGDCSFCAIAVHQGRTVISRSEDSIIREATRMASDPHFNGIIQDVGGPTANMYGIECPKKLAHGVCTDKRCLGDRPCPSLCIDHTRQVRLLSRIRKIPGIKKVFVNSGIRYDMILSDQKCGDRYLEDLVRHHVSGQMKIAPEHVERRILRLMGKPGPGMLLDFKSKFDSCASRCGKELFLTYYFIAAHPGCMEEDMRELSSFCHSRLRTNPEQVQIFTPTPSTVSTAMYCTGKDLDGKPVFSEKDIAKKRKQKEAVVR; this is encoded by the coding sequence ATGTTCATCCCTACGACCGCCGATGAGGTGCGTGCGAGAGGCTGGGACGCATTGGACGTGATCCTGGTCTCCGGCGACACCTACACCGACAACTCATACAACGGCACCGCCATAATCGGCCATTGGCTCATCCGGAACGGCTTCCGCGTGGGCATCATAGCCCAGCCCAGTATGGATTCGCCGGATGACATCATACGCCTAGGTCAGCCGGAGCTGTTCTGGTCCGTTTCCTCGGGCTGCGTCGATTCCATGGTAGCCAACTACACAGCCGTCAAGAAGTTCCGCAAGGATGACGACTTCACTCCGGGTGGGGTCAACGACCGCAGACCGGACAGGGCCTGCATCGCGTACACGAACCTGATCAAGAAGCACATCAAGGGGAGACCGATTGTCCTGGGCGGCATAGAGGCCAGCCTGAGGAGGGTGGCGCATTACGATTACTGGTCCGATTCCGTCAGGAGGTCAGTCCTGTTCGATGCCAAGGCGGATGCCATCACATACGGGATGTCCGAGCTCAGCAATCTGGCACTGGCACAGTGCATGAGGGACGGCAGGGACTGGAAGCATGTCCCCGGGATATGCTATGCTTCCTCATCGGTCCCGGAAGGTTTCATCGAAATGCCTTCGTACGAGGACTGCGCTGCCGATTCAGGCGCGTTCATGGATGCCTTCAGACTGTTCAGGGACAACTGCGACCCGCAGTACGCCAAGGGGCTCGTCCAGAAGACAGGGAATCGCTATCTGGTCCAGAATCCTCCGTCTAGGAACCTCACGTCGGAAGAACTAGATCAGGTCTATGAGATGGATTACGAGAACGCTGTGCATCCCTACTACCTCAGGGACGGGCCCGTGAAGGCCATGGAGACCGTCCGCAACTCGATCACCACCCATAGGGGATGCTACGGTGACTGCTCGTTTTGTGCCATCGCCGTGCATCAGGGGAGGACCGTGATCTCCCGTTCAGAGGACTCCATAATCCGCGAGGCTACAAGAATGGCTTCGGATCCGCATTTCAACGGCATAATACAGGATGTCGGAGGACCGACGGCCAACATGTACGGCATCGAATGCCCCAAGAAGCTGGCCCACGGCGTATGTACGGACAAGCGCTGTCTCGGCGACAGGCCGTGCCCCAGCCTGTGCATAGACCACACCAGGCAGGTCAGACTGCTGTCAAGGATCAGGAAGATCCCCGGCATCAAGAAGGTGTTCGTCAACTCGGGCATCAGATACGACATGATCCTCTCGGACCAGAAGTGCGGGGACCGCTATCTCGAGGACCTGGTCCGCCATCATGTTTCGGGACAGATGAAGATCGCTCCGGAGCATGTCGAGCGCAGGATACTGAGGCTCATGGGCAAGCCCGGACCGGGGATGCTGCTGGATTTCAAATCTAAATTCGACTCCTGCGCCTCCAGATGCGGCAAGGAACTGTTCCTGACATACTACTTCATCGCTGCCCATCCAGGATGCATGGAGGAGGATATGAGGGAACTGTCCTCGTTCTGCCATTCCAGGCTCAGGACCAACCCGGAGCAGGTGCAGATATTCACACCTACACCCTCTACGGTATCCACCGCCATGTACTGCACCGGGAAGGATCTCGATGGAAAGCCGGTCTTCAGCGAGAAAGACATCGCCAAGAAGAGGAAGCAGAAGGAGGCAGTCGTCCGTTGA
- a CDS encoding GNAT family acetyltransferase, which translates to MQRTAVHPYLDSGLSFVAEEDGEIYGFLFAQMLHHIADCDNLLWIENMGVDPVVRRNEIGCRLLRECLRAGRGQGAQVAHSMIGQDNAPSIMLHKKIGFFMDRRNVALLDLTDPKLRL; encoded by the coding sequence ATGCAGCGAACTGCAGTACATCCCTATCTCGACAGCGGGCTCAGTTTCGTGGCCGAGGAGGACGGCGAGATCTACGGTTTCCTCTTCGCGCAGATGCTCCACCACATCGCCGACTGCGACAATCTGCTCTGGATCGAGAACATGGGCGTGGACCCCGTCGTCCGTCGCAACGAGATCGGCTGCCGTCTCCTCCGCGAATGCCTCAGGGCCGGGCGTGGGCAGGGCGCACAGGTCGCGCACAGCATGATCGGTCAGGACAACGCCCCCTCCATCATGCTCCACAAGAAGATAGGATTCTTTATGGACAGGCGCAACGTGGCTCTTCTGGATCTGACGGATCCGAAGCTAAGGCTGTGA
- a CDS encoding cobaltochelatase CobN, translating to MKCFESANEANGKTVKITYLTYGGTDITNELGDICSGLDVPVKLILHTYESHETERDVLEFMGMIADARDSDLFMFVMHGDPSGYKRYDQLLKEVEANGIDMFLQCFITESMGLARKYFKEDDGIYGRITTYLHLGGHDNKVSLIRYLCKVYGDGDIEADEPHIIRQQGIYHKGFPRDVTRAEYMATLDPSVPTVGLLIPHGFWVYDRMEFADELIDSIERRGAAVIPVFFNSMPDAITGSLGCEGVCREFFTDGDRTIVDCIVIGGGGFSMLTLSNPSCGEVSRDRNFFASLGVPVLGGISIYRSQKEWEEDGIGMEGGELAIQLALPELDGQLTTVPLLFSEKDRRGTEYNSFRKDRIERIADMAVGWAKVSHVPVAERKISILFNGGDLSNAKIGRAGGIDSLESVANILKAMARRGYTLDHVPENGREIIDEILAAVTTNFDWVSDGHIREKAVDFLGKDVFEEWRSELTDGPRDWMVKDWGEPVGDIMTIDGQFIIPGVRNGNVYIGFEPDRGKHDKAEQLIHDPYLSTPHSYLAYYHWIERVFGTDVHIHIGTHGSCEWLPGKGNGLSQDCFPDIMMGGMPHLYVYVIDDPSEGIVAKRRKKSVLVDYLMPSMTRAGAYEGIGDLEGLIQEYLYCKQTMQHQKMKDLEGPIHECVERLSMFKEIGLEEDASPEEVAGRCEVIFDRIADLKDNLITDGLHIFGDVPQGRRMDEMIYCLTRLKNGPVPSLRDSIASHRGLDLDAILAGISKIDEGTGVLNGELLDSIDDEMQELISAMHGLDFDPEACRELAVQRYGDDPWLLEVVAYICTSIHPNLCRMVEEVDNLVAGMDGCYVPPGPSGSPTRGNAHLLPTGKNYYSLDPEAVPLKESWKVGVKTADEMISRYVEEEGRYPENVGIVLWSCDVMKTGGDDIAYVLWLMGVRPVWGSIGGKITGLEVIPLEELGRPRIDVVSRISSLFRDTFPNLFQLIDDAVKLVSELDEDDEKNYIKSHLAKDIAEMISKGIPYDEARELASIRVFGEPPGTHGAGVDTLVESSKWNTIEDLAQTYITCGCSAYGRKWRGEQKPELFRQRLEQLDVAVKNLVDREIDMIDMDDGYSYFGGINAVIRAAGKEKPRNYMSDTSDPDHTKLTSLENEMAKIVRSRLLNPKWIEGLKQHGFIGANLLEENFNHAFGWDATSDVIENWMYDALADHFLFDEENRKWIEENNPYALNDLINNFMEAYERGMWDASEETVRKLKELFLHSEEILEELTK from the coding sequence ATGAAGTGTTTCGAAAGCGCGAACGAAGCGAACGGGAAAACCGTAAAGATCACGTATCTGACCTACGGCGGAACAGACATCACCAACGAGCTGGGGGACATCTGCAGCGGTCTAGACGTGCCAGTGAAGCTCATCCTCCACACGTACGAGTCCCACGAGACGGAGAGGGACGTCCTGGAATTCATGGGCATGATCGCCGATGCTAGGGATTCGGACCTCTTCATGTTCGTGATGCACGGGGACCCCTCCGGCTACAAGAGGTACGACCAGCTGCTGAAGGAGGTCGAGGCGAACGGCATCGACATGTTCCTGCAGTGCTTCATCACGGAATCCATGGGTCTGGCACGCAAGTACTTCAAAGAGGACGACGGGATATACGGGAGGATAACGACCTACCTGCACCTCGGGGGTCACGATAACAAGGTATCGCTCATCAGATACCTGTGCAAGGTATACGGGGACGGGGACATAGAGGCCGACGAACCCCACATCATCCGCCAGCAGGGGATATACCATAAGGGCTTCCCGAGGGACGTCACCCGTGCCGAATACATGGCGACTCTGGATCCCTCCGTCCCGACCGTCGGCCTTCTGATACCCCATGGTTTCTGGGTCTACGACCGCATGGAATTCGCGGACGAGCTGATAGACAGCATCGAGAGGAGGGGCGCCGCCGTGATCCCGGTGTTCTTCAATTCCATGCCCGATGCGATCACCGGTTCGCTGGGATGCGAGGGCGTGTGCCGGGAGTTCTTCACCGACGGGGACAGGACCATCGTCGACTGCATAGTCATCGGGGGTGGGGGCTTCTCCATGCTCACCCTCTCCAACCCCTCCTGCGGGGAGGTGTCCCGCGACAGGAACTTCTTCGCCTCCCTGGGGGTGCCGGTGCTGGGAGGGATCTCCATCTACCGGTCGCAGAAGGAATGGGAGGAAGACGGCATCGGCATGGAGGGCGGGGAGCTCGCCATCCAACTGGCGCTGCCGGAGCTGGACGGACAGCTGACGACCGTCCCTTTGCTGTTCTCCGAGAAGGACCGGAGGGGGACGGAATACAATTCGTTCAGGAAGGACAGGATCGAACGCATAGCAGACATGGCGGTCGGATGGGCCAAGGTGTCCCACGTCCCGGTAGCGGAGAGGAAGATATCCATATTGTTCAACGGCGGCGACCTGAGCAACGCCAAGATCGGACGCGCCGGCGGGATCGACTCCCTGGAGAGCGTGGCCAACATCCTCAAGGCCATGGCCCGCCGCGGGTACACGCTGGACCACGTGCCGGAGAACGGCAGGGAGATCATCGACGAGATCCTGGCTGCCGTCACGACCAACTTCGATTGGGTGTCCGACGGCCACATCCGCGAGAAGGCCGTCGATTTCCTCGGGAAGGACGTCTTCGAGGAATGGCGGTCCGAGCTGACCGACGGCCCGAGGGACTGGATGGTCAAGGACTGGGGGGAGCCGGTAGGGGACATCATGACCATCGACGGGCAGTTCATAATCCCGGGCGTGAGGAACGGGAACGTGTACATAGGGTTCGAGCCGGACCGCGGGAAGCACGACAAGGCCGAGCAGCTCATCCACGACCCTTACCTGTCGACGCCCCACTCATATCTCGCGTACTACCATTGGATCGAGCGCGTCTTCGGCACCGACGTGCACATACACATCGGGACCCACGGCTCCTGCGAATGGCTCCCGGGGAAGGGGAACGGGCTGTCGCAGGACTGTTTCCCCGACATCATGATGGGCGGGATGCCCCACCTCTACGTCTACGTCATAGACGATCCGTCGGAGGGGATCGTGGCCAAGAGGCGCAAGAAGAGCGTTCTCGTAGACTATCTGATGCCCTCCATGACGCGCGCCGGGGCCTACGAGGGGATCGGGGACCTGGAGGGGCTCATCCAGGAGTACCTCTATTGCAAGCAGACCATGCAGCACCAGAAGATGAAGGACCTGGAAGGCCCCATCCACGAATGCGTGGAAAGGCTGTCGATGTTCAAGGAGATCGGCCTGGAGGAGGACGCCTCCCCGGAGGAGGTCGCCGGAAGGTGCGAGGTCATATTCGACCGCATAGCCGACCTCAAGGACAATCTGATCACCGACGGGCTGCACATATTCGGCGATGTCCCCCAGGGACGGCGCATGGACGAGATGATATACTGCCTCACGAGGCTGAAGAACGGGCCGGTCCCCTCCCTGAGGGATTCGATAGCGTCGCACCGCGGCCTCGACCTGGACGCGATCCTCGCCGGCATCTCCAAGATCGACGAGGGGACGGGGGTGCTGAACGGCGAGCTCCTGGATTCCATAGACGACGAGATGCAGGAGCTGATATCGGCCATGCACGGATTGGATTTCGATCCGGAGGCGTGCAGGGAACTGGCGGTCCAAAGGTACGGGGATGACCCCTGGCTCCTGGAGGTCGTCGCCTACATCTGCACGTCCATCCACCCCAACCTGTGCCGCATGGTTGAGGAGGTGGACAACCTCGTTGCGGGCATGGACGGGTGTTATGTGCCCCCGGGTCCGTCCGGATCCCCGACCCGCGGTAACGCCCACCTGCTGCCCACCGGCAAGAATTACTACTCCCTCGATCCCGAGGCGGTCCCGCTCAAGGAGAGCTGGAAGGTCGGCGTCAAGACCGCGGACGAGATGATCAGCCGCTACGTGGAGGAGGAGGGCAGATACCCGGAGAACGTGGGGATCGTCCTGTGGTCGTGCGACGTGATGAAGACCGGAGGGGACGACATCGCATACGTGCTCTGGCTCATGGGGGTCCGTCCGGTATGGGGCTCCATCGGGGGAAAGATCACCGGCCTCGAGGTCATCCCCCTGGAGGAATTGGGAAGACCCAGGATAGACGTGGTGTCCCGGATAAGCAGCCTCTTCAGGGACACGTTCCCGAACCTGTTCCAGCTGATCGACGACGCGGTGAAGCTCGTGTCCGAGCTGGACGAGGACGACGAGAAGAACTACATAAAGAGCCATCTGGCTAAGGACATCGCCGAGATGATATCCAAGGGTATCCCCTACGACGAGGCCAGGGAGCTGGCGTCTATCCGCGTGTTCGGGGAGCCTCCCGGGACCCACGGCGCCGGGGTGGATACCCTGGTGGAGTCCTCGAAATGGAACACCATCGAAGATCTGGCACAGACCTACATCACCTGCGGGTGCAGCGCATACGGGAGGAAATGGAGGGGCGAGCAGAAACCCGAGCTGTTCAGGCAGAGGCTGGAACAGCTGGATGTCGCAGTGAAGAACCTGGTGGACAGGGAGATCGACATGATCGACATGGACGACGGATACTCCTATTTCGGCGGGATAAACGCCGTGATAAGGGCGGCCGGGAAGGAGAAACCCCGCAACTACATGTCGGATACGTCGGATCCCGACCACACCAAGCTGACGAGTCTGGAGAACGAGATGGCCAAGATCGTCAGGTCCCGGCTCCTGAACCCGAAGTGGATAGAGGGGCTGAAACAGCACGGCTTCATAGGGGCCAACCTCCTCGAGGAGAACTTCAACCATGCCTTCGGCTGGGACGCGACGTCGGACGTCATCGAGAACTGGATGTACGATGCCCTGGCCGATCATTTCCTGTTCGATGAGGAGAACAGGAAGTGGATAGAGGAGAACAACCCGTATGCTCTCAACGACCTGATCAACAACTTCATGGAGGCATACGAGAGGGGGATGTGGGACGCCAGCGAGGAGACGGTCCGGAAACTGAAGGAACTGTTCCTGCATTCCGAGGAGATCCTGGAGGAGCTGACGAAATAA
- a CDS encoding transposase: MVEAVRTYEDGHFRKSDFVTVKRNVLADVEVKVSLQTKFAFDESERDGIIREIMGTRAGIFKLESSEQLTPLEALEKYRARATVEHLIHSLKRVTGLKPLRVWSEPSIRGSMILALLSETAIAMARYEMKGKEKTENRRGRKRTVVEKPNTESIVWSLGHLTLTRMMENGNRKEAIYSNWNPVSKEIFGNMRADIEKNLEIPA; encoded by the coding sequence ATGGTGGAGGCGGTGAGGACCTACGAGGACGGGCATTTCAGGAAATCCGACTTCGTTACGGTGAAGAGGAACGTTCTCGCGGATGTGGAGGTGAAGGTGAGCCTTCAGACGAAATTCGCATTCGACGAGAGTGAGAGGGATGGCATAATCCGGGAGATCATGGGCACCCGTGCAGGGATTTTCAAACTGGAATCCTCGGAGCAATTGACACCATTGGAAGCTCTTGAAAAGTACCGTGCAAGGGCCACCGTCGAGCACCTCATCCACTCCCTGAAGAGGGTCACCGGACTCAAACCGCTGCGGGTCTGGAGCGAACCGTCCATCCGCGGATCTATGATACTGGCTCTTCTTTCCGAGACCGCGATTGCCATGGCGAGATACGAGATGAAAGGCAAAGAGAAGACGGAGAACAGGCGGGGGAGGAAGAGAACGGTCGTGGAGAAACCGAACACCGAATCCATCGTCTGGTCTTTGGGCCATTTGACACTTACGAGGATGATGGAGAACGGGAACAGGAAAGAGGCCATCTACAGCAATTGGAACCCCGTTTCCAAGGAGATCTTCGGCAATATGCGTGCCGATATCGAGAAGAATCTTGAGATTCCGGCCTGA
- a CDS encoding oxidoreductases aldo/keto reductase family has translation MYSNPYGELRLSALGFGAMRLPVINGNDSDINEEEVQRLIDAAYKAGINYFDTAWGYHGGNSETVLGKVLERYPRGSFYLSTKFPGYDVSNFGKEEEIFEQQLRKCRTDYFDFYFMHNVTELNIEQYLDDDRYHTFSYLLEQRRNGRIKHLGFSCHGNLDTMRRFLDRYGEYMEFGMIQLNFLDYEFQNAKEKVDMLNDRGIPIWVMEPLRGGLLTKLPEEGMKELETLRPGVKPVEWAFRFLQSIPGVTMVLSGMNQMCQLEENLRIFEERKPLDGDEMATLTRIANGMVSGKIVPCTSCKYCISHCPKGLDIPAFMSHYNETNFTGGGFISAMFIMSLPKDKRPAACIGCRKCEKVCPQNIRISEAIKELDTMTSGVRKAMFKEE, from the coding sequence ATGTACTCCAACCCCTACGGCGAACTCAGGCTTTCCGCTCTCGGTTTCGGCGCGATGCGCCTTCCGGTCATCAACGGCAATGATTCGGACATCAACGAGGAAGAGGTCCAGAGGCTCATCGATGCTGCCTACAAGGCCGGTATCAACTATTTCGATACTGCATGGGGATATCACGGCGGGAATTCGGAGACCGTTCTGGGGAAGGTCTTGGAGAGGTATCCGAGGGGGTCGTTCTACCTTTCAACCAAGTTCCCTGGGTACGATGTGAGCAACTTCGGAAAGGAGGAGGAGATCTTCGAGCAGCAGCTCAGGAAATGCCGTACGGATTATTTCGACTTCTATTTCATGCACAACGTCACGGAGCTGAACATAGAGCAGTATCTGGACGATGACAGGTACCATACGTTCAGCTATCTCCTCGAGCAGAGGAGGAACGGGCGCATCAAGCATCTGGGATTCTCATGCCACGGCAACCTGGATACTATGAGGAGGTTCCTAGACAGGTACGGGGAGTACATGGAGTTCGGCATGATCCAGCTGAACTTCCTCGACTACGAGTTCCAGAATGCCAAGGAGAAGGTGGACATGCTCAACGACCGCGGGATCCCCATCTGGGTGATGGAGCCCCTCCGCGGAGGCCTTCTCACCAAACTGCCCGAGGAAGGGATGAAGGAGCTGGAGACGCTCCGTCCCGGAGTCAAACCGGTGGAGTGGGCCTTCAGATTCCTGCAGTCAATCCCCGGCGTGACCATGGTCCTGTCCGGGATGAACCAAATGTGCCAGCTCGAGGAGAATCTGAGGATCTTCGAGGAGAGGAAACCCCTGGATGGGGATGAGATGGCGACTCTCACCAGGATCGCCAACGGCATGGTGAGCGGCAAGATCGTTCCCTGCACCTCGTGCAAGTACTGCATATCCCACTGTCCCAAGGGCCTCGACATACCCGCATTCATGTCGCATTACAACGAGACCAATTTCACCGGCGGGGGCTTCATCTCGGCCATGTTTATAATGTCCCTGCCCAAGGACAAGAGGCCGGCCGCATGCATAGGATGCAGGAAATGCGAGAAGGTCTGCCCCCAGAACATCAGGATCTCAGAGGCCATCAAGGAACTCGATACGATGACCTCGGGTGTCAGGAAGGCCATGTTCAAAGAGGAATGA
- a CDS encoding ATPase AAA, with protein sequence MKKYIPRLLDDVLRFKLRSKGAIWVRGPKWCGKSTTSEQFAKTVIRMQDEDMREQNMALARMSPGEFLKGDVPVLIDEWQVIPFIWNQIRTEVDRRDEFGQFILTGSKQPGDVEDVELHSGTGRIVSVTMRPMSLFESGESNGIVSLKKMFEGIGSAGRCNAELRDYAFYTARGGWPKSIDQESDVALEQASDYVDGLVNSDLSDDVKRDPDRVRLLLRSYARNCSTQAKNSTIREDMIANDSESLDQDTIASYVKALKRLYVVEESEAWNPNLRSKAAIRTSNTRYFVDPSIACAALDIGPDGLISNLKLFGLLFENLCIRDLRIYADLLGGKVKHYRDSTDLEVDSVITLKNGDWAAIEIKLGSSELIEEGAANLKKLVDTLDPKSKKPSFLMVLTGTNVAYQRADGVWVVPLACLGP encoded by the coding sequence ATGAAGAAATATATCCCCAGACTACTGGATGACGTTCTGAGATTCAAACTGCGGAGCAAAGGTGCGATTTGGGTAAGAGGGCCGAAATGGTGCGGCAAATCTACTACTTCGGAGCAATTCGCCAAGACAGTCATACGCATGCAGGATGAGGACATGAGAGAACAGAACATGGCTTTGGCCAGAATGAGTCCCGGCGAATTCTTGAAGGGCGATGTACCAGTATTGATCGACGAATGGCAGGTTATCCCTTTCATATGGAATCAGATAAGGACGGAAGTAGACAGACGTGATGAGTTCGGACAGTTCATCCTTACAGGCTCGAAACAGCCTGGTGATGTGGAGGACGTGGAACTACACAGCGGGACGGGGCGCATCGTTTCTGTTACCATGAGACCAATGTCCCTTTTCGAATCGGGAGAGAGTAACGGGATAGTGTCCCTGAAGAAGATGTTCGAAGGCATCGGTTCCGCCGGACGCTGCAATGCCGAACTGAGGGATTATGCGTTCTATACCGCAAGGGGCGGCTGGCCGAAATCAATAGATCAGGAGAGCGATGTCGCCTTGGAACAGGCTTCAGACTATGTGGACGGCTTAGTGAATTCGGATCTATCTGATGATGTGAAGCGTGACCCGGATCGGGTGAGACTGTTGCTCCGTTCGTATGCCAGGAACTGCTCCACGCAGGCTAAGAATTCAACCATACGCGAGGACATGATTGCCAATGACAGTGAATCGCTGGACCAGGACACCATCGCATCGTATGTCAAAGCCCTGAAAAGGTTGTATGTCGTCGAGGAATCAGAAGCCTGGAATCCAAATCTCAGATCTAAGGCCGCGATAAGGACCTCCAATACACGTTATTTCGTGGATCCGTCCATAGCATGTGCGGCCTTGGATATCGGTCCAGACGGTTTGATTTCCAATCTAAAACTATTCGGACTGCTGTTCGAGAACCTCTGTATCCGGGACCTGAGGATCTATGCAGATCTGCTGGGAGGAAAGGTCAAACATTACAGGGATTCCACCGATTTGGAAGTTGATTCTGTGATAACGCTGAAGAACGGCGACTGGGCCGCGATAGAGATCAAGCTCGGATCCAGCGAACTCATCGAAGAAGGCGCGGCCAATCTGAAAAAACTAGTTGATACGCTGGACCCTAAATCTAAGAAACCCAGCTTCCTGATGGTGCTCACTGGAACGAATGTGGCCTACCAGAGAGCGGACGGCGTGTGGGTCGTTCCACTTGCATGTCTTGGTCCCTGA
- a CDS encoding Sel1 domain-containing protein produces the protein MSARELRRTIDSGFLMADEERRGFVFHTSNGEQELSIEEVRALADQGDPDGLYALGMAYLFGWDIEADEKIGYEYLEQASGKGQTEAMALLVRMFMQGEYDGMDQDTAAEMAIEAAKDGIPDAQMYAGLAYMDGVSVEQDYAEAARYFRLAANQGNDEARTDLAFLFQEGLGVEKDETKAFKMYRTAAKNGNLNAMFHLAICYEFETGTESDIAKAAEWYTKGSDSGDPFASERLAYITAEGYGDNVPDAEKAFELFLKAANAGIPGAMFMVGYCYVGGSGVKADIDEAKKWLKMAADSGIQDAQELLAQIQ, from the coding sequence ATGTCCGCTAGGGAACTCCGGCGAACGATCGATTCAGGATTTCTCATGGCTGACGAAGAGAGAAGAGGCTTTGTATTCCATACATCGAACGGTGAGCAGGAGCTTTCCATCGAGGAAGTCAGGGCTCTGGCCGATCAAGGGGACCCTGACGGGCTGTACGCTTTGGGGATGGCCTATCTGTTCGGTTGGGACATCGAGGCCGATGAGAAGATTGGTTACGAGTACCTTGAGCAGGCATCCGGCAAGGGACAGACTGAGGCCATGGCGCTGCTGGTCCGCATGTTCATGCAGGGCGAATACGACGGCATGGATCAGGATACCGCAGCGGAGATGGCGATCGAGGCCGCCAAGGACGGGATTCCCGATGCGCAGATGTATGCCGGATTGGCCTACATGGACGGGGTCTCCGTGGAGCAGGATTACGCCGAGGCGGCCAGGTATTTCCGTCTTGCCGCGAACCAGGGCAACGATGAGGCGCGTACCGATCTGGCATTCCTTTTCCAGGAAGGCCTTGGAGTCGAAAAGGACGAGACCAAGGCATTCAAGATGTACCGCACCGCGGCAAAGAACGGCAATCTCAACGCGATGTTCCATCTCGCCATCTGTTACGAGTTCGAGACTGGTACGGAATCCGATATCGCCAAGGCCGCAGAGTGGTACACCAAGGGTTCCGATTCAGGCGATCCCTTCGCATCTGAAAGGCTCGCCTACATCACGGCAGAAGGATACGGAGACAATGTGCCAGATGCCGAAAAGGCGTTCGAATTGTTCCTCAAGGCGGCCAATGCGGGGATTCCCGGGGCCATGTTCATGGTAGGGTACTGCTACGTGGGCGGGAGCGGTGTGAAAGCGGATATCGATGAGGCCAAGAAGTGGCTCAAGATGGCCGCCGACAGCGGGATCCAGGATGCCCAGGAGCTCCTGGCCCAGATTCAATAA
- a CDS encoding Sel1 domain-containing protein: MDSDNLIDKATAGDAESQYKLGLNYIYGTDVPKDPATAASWFRKSADQGYLPARRELGILLASGEAGEVDMDKAIEYLSEAADQLDPSALYHLGLMYEVGIGVPKDLQKAVRCLAYAAEMGFPGADTDAERVDKILYEERKKKLRARPLLNLQISDVDVEAACCKAMLDKLLDEEIVFIDSYKGPALLGEDKDGMDTVLECCPFCGAKIQLIPHDTKF; encoded by the coding sequence ATGGATTCCGACAACCTCATAGACAAGGCGACCGCAGGGGACGCAGAGTCCCAGTACAAACTGGGTTTGAACTACATCTACGGGACTGATGTTCCCAAGGATCCCGCTACCGCGGCGTCTTGGTTCAGGAAATCTGCGGACCAGGGATATCTCCCCGCGCGCAGGGAGCTCGGAATCCTGCTGGCTTCCGGAGAGGCAGGCGAGGTCGACATGGACAAGGCCATCGAGTACCTTTCCGAGGCCGCAGACCAGCTGGACCCCAGCGCACTTTACCACTTAGGACTGATGTACGAGGTCGGAATCGGTGTCCCCAAGGACCTCCAGAAGGCCGTACGCTGTTTGGCTTACGCCGCAGAGATGGGATTCCCCGGGGCGGATACCGATGCCGAGAGGGTGGATAAGATCCTCTATGAGGAGAGGAAGAAGAAGCTCCGTGCAAGGCCACTTCTGAACCTGCAGATCTCAGACGTGGATGTCGAGGCTGCCTGCTGCAAGGCCATGCTGGACAAGCTTCTTGACGAGGAGATCGTCTTCATCGACTCATACAAGGGCCCCGCCCTCCTCGGAGAGGACAAGGACGGGATGGACACCGTTCTCGAATGCTGTCCGTTCTGCGGTGCGAAGATCCAGCTGATCCCCCACGATACCAAGTTCTGA